The following coding sequences are from one Eucalyptus grandis isolate ANBG69807.140 chromosome 11, ASM1654582v1, whole genome shotgun sequence window:
- the LOC104430758 gene encoding protein ACCELERATED CELL DEATH 6 isoform X1 yields the protein MSVERERGRHCVGSEEGVTGHNRPHGEMAERLHQETWGERRRRLEALLITADVNQQQHDPPQPDNILDPQLYSAAKGRDVDEFIGALEGHCIRERASLPIVLGRRSPLGNTLLHAAAETSDNVRAIIDFVPEHLISCKNSKGETPLHIAARAGIVGAVELLLHRGGLTCTDHNGNSALHEAVRHRRYEVIRKLVNEDPNPLYRQNKESKSPWCVAIETGDIEVLKVLLAVPNDGEDERRLETKDVFGMSPVHVAIMYRNMDMLEEMQKTKSWLFQVRYLEQGTPLHLAAYTNYLDGVKFLMQHYRTNALEQDSTLGYLPIHVACMMGHVKIVNELLRRWSDPAEFLTRLGQNILHVSAQNVCTATVKYILNNPKFNSLINARDLEGNTPLHVAVSHYQPSVLLLARDSKTDLSLINHNNMTALDMIERDIIASDDLISKRFIWAILLSAGAPRSMESVICDPTGQIPLKRLILSRAGTLTEHVSTLLVVATLTASVTFVSGFSVPGGYYGSDTNAGLPALLHKAMYNVFVISNSTAMYSSIMAIVLLLLSIINHPYVKGVAIFLSVMPLWVAITAIPLAFMAGIYGTVTKLYWLSILVLVHGSLALFFFLSIFILLVFPHGCRNPLIRRFSDQITYWILWIGRP from the exons atgagcgtggagagagagagaggaaggcaCTGTGTTGGTTCCGAAGAAGGTG TCACAGGCCATAATCGCCCCCACGGAGAGATGGCTGAGCGTCTGCACCAGGAGACGTGGGGGGAGAGAAGGCGGAGACTGGAAGCATTATTAATCACGGCCGACGTGAACCAGCAACAGCACGATCCTCCACAACCCGACAATATTTTGGATCCCCAGCTTTACTCGGCTGCGAAGGGACGGGATGTCGACGAGTTCATCGGAGCCCTGGAGGGTCATTGCATCAGGGAAAGAGCGTCGTTACCCATTGTTCTCGGGCGACGCAGCCCCTTGGGGAATACACTGCTTCACGCTGCGGCAG AGACCAGTGATAATGTCAGAGCAATCATCGATTTCGTCCCTGAGCACTTGATCTCTTGTAAGAATTCCAAAGGAGAGACGCCGCTGCACATTGCAGCTAGAGCTGGGATTGTCGGTGCGGTGGAACTTCTCCTTCACCGGGGGGGCCTAACATGCACTGACCACAACGGCAACTCCGCTCTGCACGAGGCTGTGAGGCACCGTCGTTATGAGGTGATCCGTAAACTGGTTAATGAAGACCCCAATCCGCTGTATCGTCAGAATAAGGAAAGCAAGTCACCATGGTGCGTAGCAATCGAAACAGGGGACATAGAGGTTCTCAAGGTCTTGTTGGCAGTACCAAACGACGGTGAAGACGAGAGGAGATTAGAGACTAAAGATGTCTTCGGCATGTCACCCGTTCACGTTGCCATTATGTACCGGAATATGG ATATGCTGGAAGAGATGCAGAAAACGAAGTCGTGGCTATTTCAAGTGAGATACTTAGAACAGGGCACTCCACTCCACTTAGCAGCGTACACCAATTATCTTGATGGAGTCAAATTCTTGATGCAACATTACCGAACAAACGCCCTGGAGCAAGACAGCACGCTTGGTTATCTTCCTATTCATGTTGCGTGCATGATGGGTCACGTCAAGATCGTCAACGAGTTACTTCGACGATGGTCAGACCCTGCAGAGTTTCTAACTAGGCTGGGACAAAACATTCTTCACGTGTCAGCACAGAATGTATGCACTGCAACTGTCAAATACATATTGAATAATCCCAAATTCAATAGCCTCATAAATGCAAGAGATTTAGAAGGGAATACGCCTCTGCATGTGGCGGTGTCGCATTACCAACCTTCAGTCTTGCTTCTTGCACGAGACAGCAAAACTGATCTTAGTTTGATCAATCATAATAACATGACGGCTCTCGACATGATAGAGCGAGACATTATAGCATCTGATGATTTAATCTCGAAG CGTTTTATATGGGCAATTTTGCTTTCTGCTGGAGCACCAAGAAGTATGGAATCAGTTATCTGCGATCCTACTGGTCAGATCCCACTGAAACGATTGATACTATCGAGAGCGGGTACGCTCACGGAGCACGTGAGTACTCTCTTGGTCGTGGCGACACTTACAGCCTCTGTCACTTTCGTTTCTGGATTTTCCGTTCCCGGAGGATATTATGGTTCTGACACAAATGCTGGACTCCCGGCATTGCTCCACAAAGCCATGTACAATGTCTTTGTGATTAGCAACTCCACAGCCATGTACAGCTCGATCATGGCAATCGTGCTGCTCTTATTGTCAATTATTAATCATCCTTACGTGAAGGGAGTGGCCATTTTCCTATCAGTGATGCCATTGTGGGTAGCTATTACCGCAATACCTTTGGCATTCATGGCAGGCATCTACGGGACCGTAACCAAACTGTATTGGCTCTCGATACTTGTCTTGGTCCATGGATCCCTCgccctcttctttttcttgagtattttcattttgttggtTTTTCCGCATGGGTGCAGAAATCCTCTTATACGTCGCTTCAGCGACCAGATCACTTATTGGATTCTTTGGATAGGAAGACCGTAG
- the LOC104430757 gene encoding probable ribonuclease P/MRP protein subunit POP5: MVGFKNRYMVMEVFLDPNRELAVDDPIILTQFNVSKAIRDSILVNFGECGLASSLGSFQVKYVNPITKLCIIRASREEHQKVWAAITLVTSVGNCPVLFNLLDLSGSIKAGKKAALKCDELKFEQYKLASGSCLSPEVIQQMHNYQEKIKILEH; the protein is encoded by the exons ATGGTGGGATTCAAGAACCGGTACATGGTGATGGAGGTATTCTTGGATCCGAATCGAGAGCTCGCGGTGGATGACCCCATCATACTCACTCAATTCAACGTATCCAAAGCGATACGGGACAGCATCCTCGTGAACTTCGGGGAGTGCGGCCTCGCTTCGTCTCTCGGATCCTTTCAAG TGAAGTATGTAAATCCCATCACGAAGCTTTGCATCATCAGAGCTTCTAGGGAGGAGCACCAGAAGGTTTGGGCTGCGATCACCTTGGTCACGAGCGTCGGAAATTGCCCGGTGCTGTTTAATTTACTCGACTTGAGCG GAAGCATCAAGGCCGGTAAAAAAGCTGCCTTGAAGTGTGATGAGTTGAAATTTGAGCAGTACAAGCTTGCCTCCGGGTCTTGTCTCTCACCTGAGGTGATTCAGCAGATGCACAACTaccaagaaaagattaaaattttGGAGCACTAG
- the LOC104430758 gene encoding protein ACCELERATED CELL DEATH 6 isoform X2, producing the protein MAERLHQETWGERRRRLEALLITADVNQQQHDPPQPDNILDPQLYSAAKGRDVDEFIGALEGHCIRERASLPIVLGRRSPLGNTLLHAAAETSDNVRAIIDFVPEHLISCKNSKGETPLHIAARAGIVGAVELLLHRGGLTCTDHNGNSALHEAVRHRRYEVIRKLVNEDPNPLYRQNKESKSPWCVAIETGDIEVLKVLLAVPNDGEDERRLETKDVFGMSPVHVAIMYRNMDMLEEMQKTKSWLFQVRYLEQGTPLHLAAYTNYLDGVKFLMQHYRTNALEQDSTLGYLPIHVACMMGHVKIVNELLRRWSDPAEFLTRLGQNILHVSAQNVCTATVKYILNNPKFNSLINARDLEGNTPLHVAVSHYQPSVLLLARDSKTDLSLINHNNMTALDMIERDIIASDDLISKRFIWAILLSAGAPRSMESVICDPTGQIPLKRLILSRAGTLTEHVSTLLVVATLTASVTFVSGFSVPGGYYGSDTNAGLPALLHKAMYNVFVISNSTAMYSSIMAIVLLLLSIINHPYVKGVAIFLSVMPLWVAITAIPLAFMAGIYGTVTKLYWLSILVLVHGSLALFFFLSIFILLVFPHGCRNPLIRRFSDQITYWILWIGRP; encoded by the exons ATGGCTGAGCGTCTGCACCAGGAGACGTGGGGGGAGAGAAGGCGGAGACTGGAAGCATTATTAATCACGGCCGACGTGAACCAGCAACAGCACGATCCTCCACAACCCGACAATATTTTGGATCCCCAGCTTTACTCGGCTGCGAAGGGACGGGATGTCGACGAGTTCATCGGAGCCCTGGAGGGTCATTGCATCAGGGAAAGAGCGTCGTTACCCATTGTTCTCGGGCGACGCAGCCCCTTGGGGAATACACTGCTTCACGCTGCGGCAG AGACCAGTGATAATGTCAGAGCAATCATCGATTTCGTCCCTGAGCACTTGATCTCTTGTAAGAATTCCAAAGGAGAGACGCCGCTGCACATTGCAGCTAGAGCTGGGATTGTCGGTGCGGTGGAACTTCTCCTTCACCGGGGGGGCCTAACATGCACTGACCACAACGGCAACTCCGCTCTGCACGAGGCTGTGAGGCACCGTCGTTATGAGGTGATCCGTAAACTGGTTAATGAAGACCCCAATCCGCTGTATCGTCAGAATAAGGAAAGCAAGTCACCATGGTGCGTAGCAATCGAAACAGGGGACATAGAGGTTCTCAAGGTCTTGTTGGCAGTACCAAACGACGGTGAAGACGAGAGGAGATTAGAGACTAAAGATGTCTTCGGCATGTCACCCGTTCACGTTGCCATTATGTACCGGAATATGG ATATGCTGGAAGAGATGCAGAAAACGAAGTCGTGGCTATTTCAAGTGAGATACTTAGAACAGGGCACTCCACTCCACTTAGCAGCGTACACCAATTATCTTGATGGAGTCAAATTCTTGATGCAACATTACCGAACAAACGCCCTGGAGCAAGACAGCACGCTTGGTTATCTTCCTATTCATGTTGCGTGCATGATGGGTCACGTCAAGATCGTCAACGAGTTACTTCGACGATGGTCAGACCCTGCAGAGTTTCTAACTAGGCTGGGACAAAACATTCTTCACGTGTCAGCACAGAATGTATGCACTGCAACTGTCAAATACATATTGAATAATCCCAAATTCAATAGCCTCATAAATGCAAGAGATTTAGAAGGGAATACGCCTCTGCATGTGGCGGTGTCGCATTACCAACCTTCAGTCTTGCTTCTTGCACGAGACAGCAAAACTGATCTTAGTTTGATCAATCATAATAACATGACGGCTCTCGACATGATAGAGCGAGACATTATAGCATCTGATGATTTAATCTCGAAG CGTTTTATATGGGCAATTTTGCTTTCTGCTGGAGCACCAAGAAGTATGGAATCAGTTATCTGCGATCCTACTGGTCAGATCCCACTGAAACGATTGATACTATCGAGAGCGGGTACGCTCACGGAGCACGTGAGTACTCTCTTGGTCGTGGCGACACTTACAGCCTCTGTCACTTTCGTTTCTGGATTTTCCGTTCCCGGAGGATATTATGGTTCTGACACAAATGCTGGACTCCCGGCATTGCTCCACAAAGCCATGTACAATGTCTTTGTGATTAGCAACTCCACAGCCATGTACAGCTCGATCATGGCAATCGTGCTGCTCTTATTGTCAATTATTAATCATCCTTACGTGAAGGGAGTGGCCATTTTCCTATCAGTGATGCCATTGTGGGTAGCTATTACCGCAATACCTTTGGCATTCATGGCAGGCATCTACGGGACCGTAACCAAACTGTATTGGCTCTCGATACTTGTCTTGGTCCATGGATCCCTCgccctcttctttttcttgagtattttcattttgttggtTTTTCCGCATGGGTGCAGAAATCCTCTTATACGTCGCTTCAGCGACCAGATCACTTATTGGATTCTTTGGATAGGAAGACCGTAG
- the LOC104431186 gene encoding protein ACCELERATED CELL DEATH 6-like gives MADRLHQEMWRQRRQRLEALLIRADQNQQQHDPPQPDNIVDPQLFSAAKGRDVDKFIKALEDHCVKERVSLPVLLRRCSPAKNTLLHAAAESDDNVRAVIEFVPEHLINCENSRGETPLHIAARAGKAGAVELLLPQGVPTYPDRFGNSALHEAVRNRHHEVINHLVNKDPSLLYCQNKESKSPLCIAVESGDLKVLEPLLEALNDSEDWRRSKCQKIFGMSPVHVAIIRKEKDMLIKMWEKKPWLFQLRDAGGGTPLHLAAYTNYLDGVKFLMEKCPTSALEQDGTDGYLPIHVAFMMNHIKIVNELLQQWPHPEEFLTRLGENILHVSAKYGHIVTVRSILKNPQFDQLINARDFNGNTPLHLAALHCQPSVMLLARHRRVDLNSVNMNNMTALDVVEQDIEVFNAPLRKRLTSIVLRSAGTPKSGELAICKPTDRSPRKRLKPQQLDVIKDKVNTRMVVAALMASVTFTSGYSVPGGYNGSNPDAGIPILLHKSMYNVFVISNSVAMYSSTMALVILLWTHINDPYLRLAAIRQSNGALLVALAAMPLAFMAGVYVTVTRLPWLSIFTLALGAVALFITLSIFILMYTPLGCGPPLIRAFTDRFISMGLMIARREAAGSGTAGRDGPYDSVERGCREWDCGP, from the exons ATGGCTGACCGTCTGCACCAGGAGATGTGGAGGCAGAGAAGGCAGAGACTGGAAGCATTATTAATCAGGGCCGACCAGAACCAGCAACAGCACGATCCTCCACAACCCGACAATATTGTGGATCCCCAGCTATTCTCGGCCGCGAAGGGACGGGACGTGGACAAGTTCATCAAAGCCCTGGAGGATCATTGCGTCAAGGAAAGAGTGTCCTTGCCTGTCCTTCTCCGGCGATGCAGCCCCGCCAAGAATACACTGCTTCACGCTGCGGCAG AGAGTGATGATAATGTCAGAGCGGTTATCGAATTCGTCCCTGAGCACTTGATCAACTGTGAGAACTCCAGAGGAGAGACACCGCTTCACATTGCAGCTAGAGCTGGAAAAGCTGGTGCGGTGGAGCTTCTCCTTCCCCAAGGGGTGCCAACATACCCTGACCGTTTCGGCAACTCTGCTCTACATGAGGCCGTGAGGAATCGCCATCACGAGGTGATCAATCATCTGGTGAATAAAGACCCCAGCCTGCTGTATTGTCAAAATAAGGAAAGCAAGTCTCCATTGTGCATAGCAGTCGAATCAGGGGACTTGAAGGTTCTCGAGCCCTTGTTGGAAGCGCTAAACGATAGCGAAGACTGGAGGAGATCAAAGTGTCAAAAGATCTTCGGCATGTCACCTGTTCATGTCGCCATTATACGCAAGGAAAAGG ATATGCTGATCAAGATGTGGGAAAAGAAGCCGTGGCTATTTCAATTGAGAGATGCGGGAGGCGGCACTCCACTCCACTTGGCAGCATACACGAATTATCTCGATGGAGTCAAGTTCTTGATGGAGAAGTGCCCAACAAGTGCCCTGGAGCAAGATGGCACGGATGGGTATCTTCCTATTCATGTTGCTTTCATGATGAATCATATCAAGATCGTCAATGAGCTACTTCAACAATGGCCACACCCCGAGGAGTTTCTAACTAGGCTGGGAGAAAATATTCTTCATGTGTCAGCGAAGTATGGACATATTGTAACTGTCAGATCCATACTGAAAAATCCTCAATTCGATCAGCTCATTAATGCAAGAGATTTTAACGGGAACACACCTCTGCATCTGGCCGCGTTGCACTGCCAACCTTCGGTCATGCTTCTTGCTCGACATAGAAGAGTTGATCTTAACTCGGTAAACATGAATAACATGACAGCTCTTGACGTGGTAGAGCAGGACATCGAAGTATTTAATGCTCCACTTCGGAAG AGGCTAACGAGCATAGTTTTGCGATCTGCTGGAACACCGAAAAGTGGAGAATTAGCTATCTGCAAGCCAACCGATCGAAGCCCACGAAAACGATTGAAACCGCAGCAACTGGATGTAATTAAGGACAAAGTGAATACTCGCATGGTTGTGGCGGCGCTTATGGCTTCTGTTACTTTCACTTCTGGTTATTCAGTTCCCGGAGGATATAATGGTTCTAACCCAGATGCAGGAATCCCCATATTGCTCCACAAATCCATGTACAATGTCTTTGTGATTAGCAACTCCGTGGCCATGTATAGCTCCACCATGGCACTCGTGATCCTCTTGTGGACACATATTAATGATCCTTACTTGAGGTTAGCTGCCATTCGCCAATCAAATGGCGCATTGTTGGTAGCTCTTGCCGCAATGCCTCTAGCATTCATGGCAGGTGTCTACGTGACCGTAACCAGACTCCCTTGGCTATCGATTTTTACCTTAGCCTTGGGAGCCGTCGCCCTCTTCATTACCTTGAGTATCTTCATTTTGATGTATACACCGCTTGGGTGCGGACCTCCTCTCATCCGTGCCTTCACCGACAGATTTATTTCTATGGGCCTTATGATAGCGAGGAGAGAGGCTGCAGGGAGTGGGACTGCGGGACGTGATGGGCCTTACGATAGCGTGGAGAGAGGCTGCAGGGAGTGGGACTGCGGGCCGTGA